The following is a genomic window from Fundulus heteroclitus isolate FHET01 chromosome 16, MU-UCD_Fhet_4.1, whole genome shotgun sequence.
GAAAAGTTTGATTTGTTgaccattttttgttttgctccacTACCAAAAACCAGATTGTCCAGTAATTGTGTGGCAGGCTGAGTGAAAGATTTACATGGTATCCCTATGCACAGGTGCCACATTGCTAAGCCAGGAGTAGCAGGGAAATGAAAGTGTCACAAAACGAGATGAATTAAAAGAACCTTTATTTAAGAGTACAAGCCTAGGATGACAcattgtgggaggcgtcgcttgacacgttgtccAATAACTGGCCGACTACTGATGAGGCCTCATGAGGCATCGAATCCCAAACTTCATTTGCTCATGAACCCACCTGCTGGTCGAGAGCATAATCACAGTCAACTATGTCTGTCGCTTGTCTGTATTTTTATCCTTCAGGGCCTTTGGAAATGATCAATAATAAGTAATAATCATTAATTCTCTTATGATCATCACATGTCTATATTAAATTATGTGCTGTATAATTCTAACTCTAATCTCATACGACAGACTGTGcatgtttttctgtcactttagtGAAATGGCATGGGCTTTAGCAGACACCGGGAATGCTTGCGGACAACAACGTGCAAAACAGGagattttatccagaaattagagtttttcaacagtttttggttttaataaaaaaaattgacaccAGTCATCTGCTGATGGGGCACTGAAGATATGCTGGACAACAAGAACTGGGTTTCAAAATCTGTAAAATGCCGTTTACAGGCTAAGAGACGTGCTTTTAGATCTGGTTCAGATGTTCAGACAGCTACAGGGAGCTGAAACTAGACGGCATTCTACCAACAAACCTGGCTCTGCCTGCTCCAGCTCCATAGCTGGCAGGAGCAAAAACCAAAGTAGTGTCACTGGAAATGCTCCTGGCTGCTTTTACTCTTGGTTGGATGTTTTTGATTTTAGTAACGATGAAGGAAGGTCATAAACTGGAAGGCAATCATCACATTAACGTTGGATGCAGACATATTGTGAAGGTTTTTACTTCCAAGCACCTTAACGAGAGGCAGGGACCTGACATCTGTGGTCCGCTGTAAAGGGCTTTGAGTGGTCGGTATGACCAGAAACGCTATAGTCAGCACATTTACATCCACACAGAGCTACTTTCTGCAACTACCTCCTCATGAGCAGCTCATCTGGTTCATGCTCCAGCTGGTGACTGAAGAGATCTTCCCTGGAACTGAGATCCTGGAATACAccagcgccccctggtggttTATGAGACCATTGCTGCATCCAGAGCTCAGCATCTAAAAAATAAACCCCCTTCTGGTCCCACAGAGGGGAGCTTTGTCTCTGCATTCAACCCATCCTccggggagcagtgggctgcaacCCTGGGGAGGTGCCAAGGGTGATGAAGGGTCTTGCtgagggacccacagtggcagtctgtgtgGATCAAACTGGTTCAGCCTCTCAGAAAGCAAGCTCCAACCAGCAGCTCATCAGTCCCTGGTAACCTTTTACAGACAGCTTCCCTGCAACTGTCTGACTGAACAACATGATAGGTTCAGTCTCTGctctgccatccatccatccatccatccatccatccatccatccatccatccatccatccatccatccatccatccttcctctaCTTCCACAAGTTCCCCAAAttaacagactcataaaacttCATTGATAAACAAAATACTTTCTGAAAGTCAATCTAGCTTTAGATCCCAGAGATCTTCAACATTGGGAGGAagtcagagataaaaaaaaataataaaaaaaagtctgtaatACGTCTGTTtgttaatctaaaaaaaacatttcccacAACTGATGTTAATATATTAACCAGGAAATTAGACATTATGGAGGAAGGGGAGCGTTTCTGGAACaggaaacaatttgtgaaaatGGCTGATTATCGGTCGTCATGCTGTGACATTTCTGGTGGTGTCCTCCAGGGGTCagtataggcaaggcaaggcaaggcaaatttatttatatagcacaatagaccactgagctatataatacactggagtgctgattttgccgaaaaactgaagtcactggccgccatcttgctactccctactctcacagaatcccataggatttgcttgcaataGCAAAGCAGTTtttggctgagtgaaaacgtttcacaggtaattctacagtcagtggatgtactaacactatcaccTACTagaaaattaggtgctgaaatattttacatgttattcatattaaatatatatatatgtatatataagtatgtgtgtatatatatatatatatatatatatatatatatatatatatatatatatatatatatatatatatacacatatgtaaatatatgtttttgtatatttttatttatatatttataaatgttaaacatatatatttaaatgaataaaacgcaaaatattttagcacatgactttctcagtacttgatatttttagaacataacataaaagtatatggcatttgacattttaaaagtcttaagccccccctgaacatgagaaaatcctcgttattcgatgctgtagcgcacatattccctagttactggggggaaatagggagtaccaatatggcggctggtggcgtcaaagcgactcgttcaaacagacggtgattagcactccaagacaatacaaagtgctttatatagTATAGGGACCAGTTTATTTTCTACATAAATTCCTGTAAAGTTTCAAAagtattagttgtttttttttttttgttttttttttgcagcagatAAAAATATTATCTGTACAGTGAGAGTGTGAAGCAGCTCTGGGGTGAAATCACTCCAGAGATGAATAAACTAAATACCTGGTTTGACTGAAACAAATTGTCCTGAAACTTGAAGGAAACTAAGTTCATGGTAATTATGAAGGAAATATAGATGTGAACGTCATAATAGCTGAGGTAAAGGTGAAAAGAGTAaatgaaatgataaaataaatatttcagactAAACTATTGAGAAGCATTGCAGTTCTTagtaaagcaaaacattttcttaattatttcttctttcaaaaTTAAGAATAAATCATACAATTTAGATTATTAAATTGTACAGAGGGTGTTTGTAAGAAAGGCACACAAATAAAGAGATAAATAAACAGTGGCAAGTAAAATGTTTGAGTGGTTGCTGCATCTTTTCCAGTAGCCCCCCCTGGCAGGAGGAGAACcggacgggggggggggtccaccAGGACGCAGCATTCCAGCCAAACTTGCCCGGATCTGTCGCTGATCCACAGGCttcctgtggttctgctgcttgTTGAAACACTGCTGACTGCGTAACGCGGTAAAATCCCCACATATTTCTGAAATGCATCACTGTGTCTGCAGGGTCTGCAGGGTTCCTGATCCTCAGGTTCCTTTCTGCAGGGAAGAACTCCTTCCTCCTTCATGAGGAACTCAGCTTCATGTGTTTCTGCAGGAGGAGACGGACTCCAACGTTTCTGCTGACTAATTAGTTTTAACTAAAAACAGTCCGTAGTAGTTTCCCTCATCAATGAAAAGAAGTGCAGCAGAATAATTAGTGAGTTTCTGACAACACTGAGCAGCTTCTCTGGGCTCAACCCAAACTCCTGTTCTGATCATTCAAACATGTTTCACTGTTAAACACAAAGCGTTAGAAATGATTGGTTAATAAACTGACAAAGGCATTAAGGGATGAAAAAACgggttaaaatgaaaaaaatttacccgttgtttttttttttagattggaTTATACTTTATTCTCGGACTGCATGtgctaaaaagataaaataaaataaagtaaaaaactgCCAccataaaatacaacaaataaacaCCAAATACACATCGTACACATTACAGCACATTAAGTTCAGCAACAAAATCATGTCCTGcaccataaaaacataaaaaacacaccagACTGCAGATGAAGCAACAGAGCAGAGCAGCATTTATACATCTGTTTACTAATCTGATGCAGGTTAACTTAGATCTATTAAGGCCAGACTGAATGTGGTTTCTTTAAAGAGTCTGTGGAGTCTGTGCAGCGCAGGGAGAACGCTGCGTCTCCACCTGTTGTGGTCCCACCACCACCTGAAGACCTCAGAGTTCTGGACGGAGTAATCTGATGCGTTTGAGGCGGCGCTCCTCAGCCTGCAAACCGCTGCCTGCAGCTACGTTTCTGAACCAGGAGCTGTGGGTGTGCAGGGCGGGGCAGCAGCGCCTGAACGCTGAGGTTCAGAGCAGACGTCCACCATGAGCTCTGCTGAGGCTGAAACACGCAGTGAGTAAATTTCTTTAACTTGCTCCAAATGATCCGAACAGCTTAACACATGCAGAGAATTATGATTGTTGTTCTGAGGGATCTTCACGATGTAAAGGCTGGAGGAAACGGGACATTTTTCAGTGAATGCATCCAAACTTTTACCCCGACATGAACCGTAATCCTGAGCAGATGTTTAGTTTTATGGGTTTGTGACTTCTTACCGCCGTGGGCCTGACGTTCATAAATTGTAACTCTTTGCAGCAGAGGACCTGGAGCTGAGGGTCCTGCTTGTCGGGAGCGCTGCTGCCGACAAGACTTTGGTCATGGACAGAATCCAGAAGTGCTCAGAGTCGGAGTCCAGTGAGGCCAGCGCCAAGCGTCTGAAACCTCAGGCTCCCAAAGTGAGGCTTGAAGGACgggacctggttctgtttgacACCCCGGGCCTCTGCAGCTCAGCAATGACGGACGACGATGTAATAAAAGAGATAAAGACGTGCGTCTCCAGGTCTGCTCGCCACGTCTTCCTGTTCGTCCTGCAGATCGACAGATTCACCGCAGCAAAGAGAAGAATGGTGGAGACGGTGAAATCCAGCTTTGGGGAGGAGGTCACCAAATCCATGGTTCTGGTTTTCCAAGGAAGCGTCCCCGAGCATGAAAGGAGGCCCATAGAGGAGGCCATTGCTGAGGTCAAAGCCCTCAGGGAGTTTGATGAGCAGTGCGGCCAGAGGCACGTGGTTTTCTACACGGGAGAAGAAGACGCGCCTGAAGTCAGGAAGCTCAAGCTGCACATCGACGGCATCGTTAAGGAGAGCGAGGGAAAGTGTTACACCCATGAGATGATGCTTCTGGCTGAGAGC
Proteins encoded in this region:
- the LOC105917967 gene encoding GTPase IMAP family member 7 → MSSAEAETRTEDLELRVLLVGSAAADKTLVMDRIQKCSESESSEASAKRLKPQAPKVRLEGRDLVLFDTPGLCSSAMTDDDVIKEIKTCVSRSARHVFLFVLQIDRFTAAKRRMVETVKSSFGEEVTKSMVLVFQGSVPEHERRPIEEAIAEVKALREFDEQCGQRHVVFYTGEEDAPEVRKLKLHIDGIVKESEGKCYTHEMMLLAESAEQTTTDLL